Below is a genomic region from Fischerella sp. PCC 9605.
TCTGCGTAATGGACTCAATCGGAAAGTCCAGCGTTACGGGAATCAGAAAAACTGCATCTTCACTAATTAAAGCTGCGGGACGCACAGATAAATTATTCGTCAAACCAAGTTTGCTGATGACTGCGAAAGAACCTTCACTTAATGTTGTTTCACCTGTTATACCTATATTTCCACCGACACCAATGTAGCTAGGACCACCACGCGTGGCTCTACCCGGTTGTACTGTTGGCGCTGGTGTTTGGACTGGTTCTTCCGCGGGTACTGGGGTTTGTATTGGTGGTTGGTATTGTTCTTGCGTTGGGGTTGGTGGTTGCGTGGGTTGTGGTGTTAGTGTCGGGGCTGGTGTGAGTGGGTCTTGCTGTTGGGTTGGCAATGGTGCTTGTTGAGCAAAGATCGAAGTTTGAGAGGAGTTTTGTAAATCAGCAGCTTTATTGCTAATGTTCTGACGAACAGCTACGCTTTGTGCTTCTTGAGCTTGTGCTGAAAATCCGCTAAAACCAACAATTGCAGATGTAATACCTAGTAAAGAGAAAGTTCGTAAAAAATGAGAATTCATAATTACTCCTGAGCAATAATCTGGTCAAAACAATAAGGTCAAAAATTCAAAGTCCGTACAATTTTGAGAAAGTTTGCTCTATCAGTAACTACTCTCAATGCTGATTTAACAAACTTACTTTGGCTCTAGGAAGGGGAGCAGTACTGATTAATCACCGTATTTATAACATCAACAATAAATGTGACTGAAAAGTGACAATATTTTGTTTTTTAGCGCGTAAGTACGAATATTTGATAAATTAATTCGCTGGTCTTATGCCAATTGATAGATATTGATTGTAGCTTTATATGACTTGAGAGAGTGATATAACGTTTCTCATCATGCCAGCAACCGCCTTCACCAATCTATATATTTAACTGTTTCCAATGAGTTATTGTTTGGTTCACTCCTAACGTATTTGAAACTGGAAATTATTTAGGTGGAAGAATGAAATTTTGCCATTCTTAATCTGAGATCATCTATCTTAGTTAAAAGATTTAAATTTTTGCTAATGCTAACTTCGAGAGTAGGGTTGGGATGGTTTTGCATCCAAGCAAAAAAGGCTCATCTTCCAACCAATATACCTTATAGTAGAGAATTTCAGTGTTTAGCTTTTCAACTCTTGATGGATGAATTTTGCAGAAAATTCAGCATATAAAAATAATGGTCGCACAGCTGTCTCATAAATATCATG
It encodes:
- a CDS encoding outer membrane protein, which translates into the protein MNSHFLRTFSLLGITSAIVGFSGFSAQAQEAQSVAVRQNISNKAADLQNSSQTSIFAQQAPLPTQQQDPLTPAPTLTPQPTQPPTPTQEQYQPPIQTPVPAEEPVQTPAPTVQPGRATRGGPSYIGVGGNIGITGETTLSEGSFAVISKLGLTNNLSVRPAALISEDAVFLIPVTLDFPIESITQTGETQISAAPYLGAGVSISTADDSNVGFLVSGGVDVPIADRLTANAGLNVSFLDDTNIGVLLGVGYNF